In Ralstonia pseudosolanacearum, the DNA window GCTCGAAGCGCTCGTCTCGCGCGCATGACGTCAACCACCCGCTCGTTCGCTCGTCCGCTCGCCGGCCGGCTGCTGCAAGCCGCGGCCCGGCGGCGCGGACAGACTGTTCCTGACACTGCCGGGCCCGGCCCCGGGCTCAAGAGAGAACCGATTTGATGGAAGCTCACGCCAACACCTCGATGCCGGATCGCGGCACCTCGGCTATTGATCCGGCGCGGCCCTTCGGCTACGCGTGGAAAGCGCTGGCCGGGTCGGCGGTCGGATATGCCATGGACGGTTTCGACCTGCTGATGCTCGGGTTCATGCTGCCGGCCATCAGCGCGGCGCTGGCGCTCACGCCGGGCGAGTCGGGCGCGCTGGTGACCTGGACCCTGGTCGGGGCGGTCGCGGGCGGCATCGTGTTCGGCGCGTTGAGCGATGCTTATGGCCGCGTGCGCGTGCTGACCTGGACCATCGTGCTATTTGCGGTGTTCACCGGCATGTGCGCGGCAGCGCAGGGCTTCACGGACCTGCTGATCTACCGGACCATCGCCGGCATCGGCCTGGGCGGCGAGTTCGGCATCGGCATGGCGCTGGCGGCCGAAGCCTGGCCGGCGCACAAGCGGGCCCGGGTCTCGTCCTATGTGGCGCTCGGCTGGCAGTGCGGGGTGCTCCTGGCGGCGCTGCTGACACCGCTGCTGCTGCCGTTCATCGGCTGGCGCGGCATGTTCCTGCTGGGCGTGCTCCCGGCGGCGGTGGCCTGGTGCATCCGCAACAGGCTGCACGAGCCGGAATTGTTCGTGCGCCACGCCCATGCCCCGCGCGGGAAGACCAGCGCCTTCAGGCTGCTCGTGTCGGATGCGCGCACCCTGCGCACCAGCCTGGGCATTGTCATCCTCTGCGCGGTCCAGAATTTCGGCTACTACGGGATCATGATCTGGCTGCCCACGTATCTGGGCAAGACGCTGGGCTTCTCGCTCACGAAGTCCGCCCTGTGGACCTCGGTGACCATCCTGGGGATGATGCTCGGCATCGTCGCCTTCGGCCATTTGGCCGACCGTATCGGCCGCAAGCCGACGTTCCTGCTCTTCCAGGCGGGCGCCGTGGCGATGGTGCTGACATACGCCCGCCTGACAGACCCGTTCGCGCTGCTGTGGGCC includes these proteins:
- a CDS encoding MFS transporter is translated as MPDRGTSAIDPARPFGYAWKALAGSAVGYAMDGFDLLMLGFMLPAISAALALTPGESGALVTWTLVGAVAGGIVFGALSDAYGRVRVLTWTIVLFAVFTGMCAAAQGFTDLLIYRTIAGIGLGGEFGIGMALAAEAWPAHKRARVSSYVALGWQCGVLLAALLTPLLLPFIGWRGMFLLGVLPAAVAWCIRNRLHEPELFVRHAHAPRGKTSAFRLLVSDARTLRTSLGIVILCAVQNFGYYGIMIWLPTYLGKTLGFSLTKSALWTSVTILGMMLGIVAFGHLADRIGRKPTFLLFQAGAVAMVLTYARLTDPFALLWAGAVMGMFVNGMIGGYGALISEAFPTAARATAQNVLFNLGRAVGGFGPVVVGSLAAAYSFRTAIALLAGIYVLDMLVTMALVPERKGAELA